A single Vanacampus margaritifer isolate UIUO_Vmar chromosome 7, RoL_Vmar_1.0, whole genome shotgun sequence DNA region contains:
- the LOC144054830 gene encoding general transcription factor II-I repeat domain-containing protein 2 — MSKVRPPGQLRPVDKFLPARGLYHEINNMRPASTVDHTQPISNMASVNKKRKVDREGRRFQDKWKFEYFFTEIRNNCVCLICQETVAVFKEFNIKRHYQTKHASYDKLTGNKRGEKVKQLEAVLTAQQSFFTRVRESNENATKASYEVATLIAKHCKPFTEGEFIKDCVMKMVEKICPAKKQEFANICLARNTVVRRIEDVSLDIKRQLEAKGTEFDFFSLACDESTDASDTAQLLIFLRGVDNDMNVSEELLDLQSLKGQTRGTDLFVSVCSTVDDMKLQWNKVTGIITDGAPAMAGERSGLSSLVCNKVSEEGGSAIKLHCIIHQEVLCAKYMKYDNVMKPVIKTINYIRSKALCHRQFQQFLLDIQAEYGDVLYHTDVRWLSRGSALQRFFSLREEIGQFLTKKGQPMPQLNDPVWLADLGFLVDITRHLNALNTSLQGQNAVVSQLYSHIKAFRTKLLLFQRHLSQAQPNTAHFPSLQEIVTSFPQINISAQMTKYAADISSLVEEFQQRFRDFAAIEKEITLFSSPFSVDPDDAPDHLQLELIELQCDAEHRSRHQQLPLVNFYRQLDEGRFQAIRTFAKKMLSLFGSTYMCEKTFSVMNINKSRMRTRLSDSHLRDVLRIKTTALEPDMDYILQSRSQYHPSH; from the exons ATGTCCAAAGTCCGGCCCCCGGGCCAATTGCGGCCCGTGGACAAATTTTTACCGGCCCGCGGCCTCTATCATGAAATCAATAATATGCGGCCCGCCAGCACTGTTGACCACA CCCAGCCCATTTCTAACATGGCgtctgtaaacaaaaaaaggaaagttgacCGCGAGGGCCGCCGCTTCCAGGACAAGTGgaaatttgagtattttttcacTGAAATACGAAACAACTGTGTCTGCCTAATTTGCCAAGAGACTGTGGCTGTTTTCAAGGAATTCAACATCAAGAGGCACTACCAGACGAAACATGCTAGCTACGACAAGCTAACTGGGAACAAACGCGGTGAAAAAGTGAAGCAACTGGAAGCTGTTTTAACGGCACAGCAAAGCTTTTTCACAAGAGTCCGTGAGTCAAATGAAAATGCCACAAAGGCAAGCTACGAAGTGGCAACGCTGATTGCAAAGCACTGCAAACCTTTCACTGAGGGTGAATTTATTAAAGACTGTGTAATGAAAATGGTTGAGAAAATTTGTCCCGCGAAGAAGCAAGAGTTTGCCAATATTTGCCTGGCTCGTAATACTGTGGTACGGAGAATTGAAGACGTTTCATTAGATATTAAGAGACAGTTAGAGGCAAAAGGAACTGAGTTTGACTTTTTCTCGTTAGCGTGCGATGAAAGCACGGATGCGTCCGACACCGCTCAGTTACTGATCTTTTTAAGAGGAGTGGACAATGACATGAACGTGAGTGAAGAGCTTCTGGACCTCCAGAGTCTGAAGGGCCAAACAAGAGGAACGgatttatttgtttctgtttgttcCACCGTAGATGACATGAAACTACAGTGGAATAAAGTCACCGGGATTATTACGGACGGCGCACCTGCCATGGCTGGCGAGCGGAGTGGATTATCAAGCCTTGTCTGTAACAAAGTCAGCGAAGAAGGAGGCAGCGCTATTaaactccactgtattattcaTCAAGAAGTTCTCTGTGCCAAATATATGAAATATGATAATGTTATGAAACCGGTGATAAAGACTATTAATTATATTCGCTCCAAAGCGCTGTGCCACCGCCAGTTTCAACAGTTTCTTCTCGACATCCAGGCTGAATACGGAGATGTTTTGTATCACACCGACGTAAGGTGGCTCAGTCGGGGGTCTGCGCTGCAGCGCTTCTTCTCTCTCAGGGAGGAAATTGGACAATTCTTGACTAAAAAGGGACAACCCATGCCACAATTAAATGATCCTGTTTGGCTGGCTGATTTGGGATTTTTAGTTGACATAACGCGACATCTGAATGCGCTGAACACAAGCCTTCAAGGGCAAAATGCAGTGGTAAGCCAACTGTATTCACACATCAAAGCCTTTCGGACCAAGCTGCTACTTTTCCAAAGACACCTGTCACAGGCGCAGCCCAATACCGCACATTTCCCGTCGCTGCAGGAAATTGTGACCAGTTTCCCACAGATCAATATCAGTGCGCAAATGACAAAGTATGCAGCAGACATCTCATCTCTGGTTGAGGAGTTTCAGCAGCGCTTTCGGGACTTTGCAGCTATTGAAAAGGAGATCACGCTTTTTTCCTCTCCTTTCTCCGTGGACCCTGATGACGCTCCAGACCACCTGCAACTGGAGCtcattgagctgcagtgtgacgCCGAGCATCGCAGTCGGCACCAACAGCTCCCTCTTGTCAACTTCTACCGCCAGCTGGATGAAGGCAGGTTCCAAGCAATTCGGACATTTGCTAAGAAAATGCTGAGCTTGTTTGGCTCCACATACATGTGCGAGAAGACATTCTCCGTTATGAACATTAACAAGAGCCGCATGAGGACGAGACTGAGTGACTCTCACCTGCGTGACGTCTTGCGCATCAAAACCACTGCTCTTGAGCCAGACATGGACTACATACTGCAGTCAAGATCCCAGTATCACCCTTCACATTAG